The following are encoded in a window of Citrobacter freundii genomic DNA:
- a CDS encoding GFA family protein produces the protein MSKIYSGGCLCGSVRFTATNPNNSHSCSCDICRRHTGAPTVVWIEFNAENVEWTGIAGQPATWRSSEISSRAFCPQCGSSVGAIDDAPIIALLAGGFDDPDDENLAPQFHSFSDMMPVWWQKGHGEN, from the coding sequence GTGTCTAAAATCTATTCTGGCGGTTGCCTGTGTGGTTCGGTACGCTTTACCGCAACGAATCCCAACAACTCACATTCCTGCTCCTGTGATATTTGCCGCAGACATACGGGTGCGCCCACCGTAGTGTGGATTGAATTTAACGCTGAAAACGTAGAATGGACGGGCATTGCGGGTCAACCTGCTACCTGGCGATCATCAGAAATATCCAGCCGAGCCTTTTGCCCACAGTGTGGTAGTTCCGTGGGCGCCATCGATGACGCCCCGATTATTGCCCTGTTAGCCGGGGGATTTGACGATCCCGATGATGAGAATCTGGCGCCACAGTTTCACTCTTTTTCCGATATGATGCCGGTATGGTGGCAAAAAGGACATGGCGAAAATTGA
- a CDS encoding DUF6500 family protein, whose amino-acid sequence MRDSIRAKIVKVCEAKIAAKGSDVGVSFYAFFANKNDDPELLMEVAQWWIMEMKLDHFEKARKVIALVL is encoded by the coding sequence ATGAGAGACAGTATTCGAGCAAAGATAGTGAAGGTATGTGAAGCCAAGATTGCAGCTAAAGGATCCGATGTGGGAGTCTCATTTTATGCTTTTTTTGCCAACAAGAATGATGACCCTGAATTGCTCATGGAAGTAGCCCAATGGTGGATTATGGAAATGAAACTGGATCACTTTGAGAAAGCCCGAAAAGTTATAGCGCTTGTATTGTAG
- a CDS encoding GNAT family N-acetyltransferase has protein sequence MIETSRLILRQWGKTDMAAFADLNADPDVMRFFPAPLTRQESDSLAERFRDGIEQRGWGFWAVESKETHEFVGCVGLHPQPDKFPFSPCTEIGWRLSKTYWHQGLAMEAAEACLQYAFTVLMLDEVVSFTSVLNKPSEHLMKRLGMKKVEEFPHPALPANHRLSLHVLYRIQKISVLVNSEGQG, from the coding sequence ATGATTGAAACATCAAGGCTCATTTTAAGGCAGTGGGGAAAAACAGATATGGCAGCATTTGCCGATCTGAATGCAGACCCGGATGTGATGCGCTTCTTTCCGGCTCCGTTGACGAGACAGGAGAGCGACAGTCTGGCAGAGAGATTCAGGGACGGAATAGAACAACGCGGCTGGGGTTTTTGGGCCGTTGAATCCAAAGAAACGCATGAATTTGTTGGCTGTGTCGGTCTGCACCCGCAGCCTGATAAATTTCCATTTTCTCCCTGTACCGAAATTGGCTGGCGTCTCAGCAAAACGTACTGGCATCAAGGGTTAGCCATGGAGGCCGCTGAAGCCTGTCTGCAATATGCTTTTACGGTTCTGATGCTGGATGAAGTCGTATCGTTTACATCGGTACTCAACAAACCTTCAGAACACTTAATGAAACGGCTTGGTATGAAAAAAGTGGAAGAGTTTCCGCATCCAGCGTTGCCGGCAAATCATCGGCTGTCCCTGCATGTTCTGTATCGAATCCAAAAGATTTCTGTATTGGTTAATTCTGAAGGCCAAGGATGA
- the tam gene encoding trans-aconitate 2-methyltransferase, whose product MADWNPALYLQYGSERSRPAAELLSRVALENVRSVADLGCGPGNSTSLLYQRWPSANITGVDSSPNMLNEARATLPNCHFVETDISEFRAEQPLDLLYANASLQWVPDHYELFPYLVSQLHRNGVLAVQMPDNWLEPTHILMREVAYEQDYPDRGRSPLPGVHAYYDILTEAGCDVDIWRTTYYHIMDSHQSIIDWVSAIGLRPWLQDLSESEQRKYLARYHELLQEQYPLQENGKILLAFRRLFIVARRDF is encoded by the coding sequence ATGGCCGACTGGAACCCTGCACTTTATCTGCAATATGGCAGCGAACGCTCAAGACCCGCAGCAGAATTATTGAGCAGAGTAGCGTTAGAAAATGTTCGTTCAGTCGCCGATCTGGGGTGCGGTCCGGGAAATAGCACGTCATTACTGTATCAACGATGGCCTTCGGCCAACATAACAGGCGTGGACTCTTCGCCAAATATGCTCAACGAGGCGCGTGCAACCTTACCGAACTGTCATTTTGTTGAAACAGATATCAGCGAGTTCCGGGCGGAGCAACCTCTTGATCTGCTTTATGCGAATGCTTCATTACAGTGGGTACCCGATCACTACGAATTATTCCCATATCTTGTCTCGCAGTTACACCGTAACGGCGTACTTGCTGTGCAAATGCCGGATAACTGGCTGGAACCAACACATATTTTAATGCGTGAAGTCGCCTATGAGCAGGATTATCCCGATCGCGGTCGATCGCCTCTTCCCGGCGTGCATGCTTATTATGATATTTTGACTGAAGCGGGATGTGACGTTGATATTTGGCGCACGACCTATTACCACATTATGGATTCACATCAGTCGATTATCGACTGGGTCAGTGCGATAGGCTTACGTCCTTGGTTGCAAGATCTGAGCGAAAGTGAGCAACGAAAGTATCTGGCTCGATACCATGAACTTCTACAGGAGCAATATCCGCTGCAGGAAAATGGCAAAATCCTGCTGGCATTCCGACGCTTGTTTATTGTTGCCAGACGCGATTTTTAA
- a CDS encoding CaiF/GrlA family transcriptional regulator, which produces MINQSNRAGEQSQQKHHGHFHIPDEIRHLGDMSLYRAVAWWGFLRKTEFTRDDVSQAFQIDLRRSSGILSYICHRHGYDDITFEMRKIPVQGGCCQLAVRILKVATSPTSVRKPEKSSNTRKDVKTNNQLDQLMARWMLSRPTGNNATQLEAWKAGCPIYDNIKFIEE; this is translated from the coding sequence ATGATAAATCAGTCAAATAGGGCAGGTGAACAGTCCCAACAAAAACACCATGGTCATTTTCATATTCCAGACGAGATCCGCCATCTTGGTGATATGTCGCTTTACAGGGCGGTAGCCTGGTGGGGTTTTCTGCGTAAAACTGAGTTTACTCGGGATGATGTTAGCCAGGCGTTTCAGATAGATTTGAGACGTTCCAGTGGCATACTTAGCTATATTTGTCATCGACATGGGTATGATGATATCACATTTGAAATGCGTAAAATCCCAGTACAGGGCGGTTGTTGTCAACTTGCCGTACGAATTCTCAAGGTAGCAACGTCCCCGACATCGGTAAGAAAACCAGAAAAAAGCAGCAATACCAGAAAGGACGTGAAAACAAACAATCAACTGGACCAGCTTATGGCCCGTTGGATGTTATCAAGGCCGACTGGTAATAATGCAACACAATTGGAAGCATGGAAAGCGGGGTGCCCAATTTATGATAATATCAAATTCATCGAAGAGTAA
- a CDS encoding autotransporter outer membrane beta-barrel domain-containing protein — translation MKNFQLMPAKCPGRLAIIPGLLLASTGLLVPVDAIAEERLCERESAALCTENKSKTTLQASRILLAAQPYTPANATSDAIINNNASVLLSNTENTDDVWNTFRGLIVGKDSAGALVIDGRQISSLTGSIGRGSAGIVTLTNGAIWILRGGDLVLGTNSGSGRLLVELGSQISGINELRIGEFYAGAYGSVMIDGTGSTVKTNWVVVGDQDTGKLDILNGGQLVATEHMNIGYVGKTDRNNLFGNGAVRVDGEDSLLDIAKPILLGGYGTGNNDARGVLTVSNGGTVKSGKYLWLGVGKGSTGIVNVGSEEGDVAQRAGVINVPWIYLGDTADNTSTVQLNFNHNSDDFSLAADITGRGQVNHNGPGTTLLSGNNAYTGTTSLRNGTLRAGSTDAFSRNSDFTVNETATVDLNGFSQTIRSLSLDGMLSFGQPGTDEALKRSNSILTVSGNYSSNNGLLILNTTEDAVQHKAVVNQLHVMGNTSGTTRVALQALGSQTVSNLNGARVVRVDGESGGEFVAVGRLTAGAYDYALLRGNNTDDSALIPDSNHWYLTNTWTPSEEPIRDPEEPIRDPEEPAIDPDTPVLPVQQEEPASHDSVLRPELGAYLANKSAGNTLFTTRLHDRLGESHYIDPITGESDVTSMWLRNVGGHTRFRDSSGQLKTQSNRYVLQIGGDVAQWSSDEVERWHLGVMFGYANSQSNTRSDVSHYRADGSISGYSAGLYATWYANNVEKSGGYLDSWMLYNWFDNTVRGEQLATEKYRSRGVTASLEAGYAFKLKETARLSYWLQPQVQLTWMDVSSDDHQEANGTVIRDKGKGNLQSRLGVKAYLRGYNQRDEGKERLFQPFIETNWLHNSRNYSISMNEIQGDVDGAKNIAELRAGVEAKVNTRLHLWGNVGQQIGDSGYSDSQAMFGVKVLF, via the coding sequence ATGAAAAACTTTCAGCTAATGCCTGCAAAATGCCCCGGCCGATTAGCGATTATTCCCGGACTGCTGTTAGCGTCAACAGGTCTGCTGGTACCTGTAGACGCCATCGCAGAAGAACGGCTATGTGAACGTGAATCAGCCGCGTTATGCACGGAAAATAAAAGTAAAACTACACTGCAAGCCAGCCGCATATTATTGGCGGCCCAACCGTATACACCCGCCAATGCCACCAGTGATGCGATCATTAATAATAACGCCAGTGTTCTGTTATCAAATACTGAAAATACTGACGACGTCTGGAATACTTTTCGTGGCCTGATTGTTGGTAAAGATTCTGCAGGTGCGTTGGTCATTGATGGGCGCCAAATTTCTTCGCTTACAGGCTCAATTGGTCGGGGAAGTGCCGGCATTGTGACCCTGACCAATGGGGCAATCTGGATACTGAGAGGGGGAGATCTCGTTTTAGGGACTAACAGCGGCAGTGGCCGCTTATTGGTGGAGCTTGGCAGCCAAATAAGCGGAATTAATGAACTCCGCATCGGCGAATTTTATGCCGGCGCCTACGGCAGCGTCATGATTGACGGAACGGGATCTACTGTTAAAACGAACTGGGTCGTGGTGGGCGATCAGGACACTGGTAAGCTCGATATTCTTAATGGTGGGCAACTGGTCGCAACCGAACACATGAATATCGGCTATGTTGGTAAAACAGATCGCAATAACTTGTTTGGTAACGGTGCCGTCAGGGTTGATGGTGAGGATTCGTTACTGGATATCGCTAAGCCGATTTTGTTAGGGGGATACGGAACCGGCAACAATGATGCACGCGGCGTGCTAACCGTGAGTAATGGTGGCACGGTAAAATCTGGGAAATATTTATGGTTAGGCGTCGGTAAGGGAAGTACAGGCATTGTCAACGTAGGGTCTGAAGAGGGGGACGTCGCGCAGCGCGCTGGCGTCATTAACGTTCCGTGGATCTATCTTGGCGATACTGCCGACAATACCAGCACCGTTCAACTGAATTTTAATCATAACAGTGACGATTTTTCACTCGCAGCAGATATAACCGGACGTGGTCAGGTCAATCATAATGGTCCGGGAACGACATTATTATCGGGAAATAATGCCTACACGGGCACCACGTCGCTACGCAACGGTACGCTGCGGGCTGGCAGCACGGATGCCTTTAGCCGCAACTCAGATTTCACTGTGAATGAGACGGCGACTGTCGATCTGAATGGTTTTAGTCAGACTATCCGCTCGCTGTCGCTCGACGGTATGCTCAGTTTTGGCCAGCCGGGAACGGACGAGGCACTAAAACGTTCCAATAGTATCCTGACCGTTAGCGGTAATTACAGCAGCAACAACGGTCTTCTTATCCTCAATACAACAGAAGATGCCGTGCAACACAAAGCGGTGGTGAACCAACTTCATGTGATGGGGAATACATCAGGGACCACCCGTGTCGCTTTGCAGGCACTGGGCAGCCAGACAGTCAGTAATCTCAATGGTGCACGGGTAGTGCGGGTGGACGGCGAGTCAGGTGGTGAGTTTGTTGCAGTTGGCCGTTTGACCGCGGGCGCCTATGATTACGCACTACTGCGGGGAAATAATACGGATGACTCCGCACTCATTCCTGATTCGAATCATTGGTATTTGACCAATACGTGGACTCCTTCTGAAGAACCGATACGCGATCCAGAAGAACCAATACGTGACCCAGAAGAACCGGCTATTGATCCCGACACACCGGTGTTACCTGTCCAACAAGAAGAACCCGCATCTCACGATTCGGTTTTACGCCCTGAATTAGGCGCCTACCTTGCGAATAAATCGGCGGGAAATACGCTGTTTACGACACGTTTGCACGATCGCCTGGGCGAAAGTCACTATATTGACCCCATAACGGGTGAGTCAGACGTGACCAGCATGTGGTTACGCAACGTCGGTGGGCATACCCGGTTTCGTGATAGTAGCGGGCAGCTGAAGACGCAAAGTAACCGTTATGTTCTGCAAATAGGTGGTGATGTCGCACAATGGAGTTCAGACGAGGTTGAGCGCTGGCATCTGGGCGTCATGTTCGGCTACGCAAACAGCCAAAGTAATACGCGGTCAGACGTCAGCCATTACCGCGCTGACGGTTCGATATCAGGTTACAGCGCCGGATTGTACGCAACCTGGTATGCCAACAATGTGGAGAAAAGCGGGGGATATCTTGACAGCTGGATGCTTTATAACTGGTTTGATAACACCGTTCGCGGTGAACAACTGGCGACAGAGAAATATCGTTCACGGGGGGTGACCGCCTCGCTTGAAGCAGGATATGCCTTTAAGTTGAAGGAGACGGCACGCCTGAGTTACTGGCTACAACCCCAGGTTCAGTTGACCTGGATGGACGTATCGTCTGACGATCATCAGGAGGCAAACGGCACCGTGATCCGAGATAAAGGCAAAGGGAATCTGCAAAGCCGGTTGGGGGTTAAAGCGTATTTGCGAGGCTATAACCAACGCGATGAAGGAAAAGAACGGCTTTTTCAGCCATTTATTGAAACTAACTGGCTACATAATTCCCGAAATTATTCGATATCAATGAATGAAATACAGGGTGACGTTGATGGCGCAAAAAATATCGCTGAACTCAGAGCAGGTGTTGAAGCGAAAGTAAATACGCGTCTGCACCTTTGGGGAAACGTAGGTCAACAAATTGGCGACAGTGGTTACAGTGATTCTCAGGCAATGTTCGGTGTGAAGGTGTTATTCTGA